The Amblyomma americanum isolate KBUSLIRL-KWMA chromosome 11, ASM5285725v1, whole genome shotgun sequence genome includes the window aacagacctctgtatttagccttcttggacataagcggtgcatacgacaacgttaaCAGGGAACTcatgtggaacatattaaaaggtgaaggtgtcagtcatgaggtaattaattttctacaggaaatatatcgagaaaatgaagttgaaataacatgggaaggatttaagagtacaacaactgtccagctacacaaaggattaaggcaaggttgtcctctatcaccgctgctgttcatgctttatatgataaatatagaaagaaggctacaaggaagcaatctaggttatgatctgtcatacacattaggcggaaaggttgttgagcaacgactaccgggtttaatgtatgcggacgatattgcactgttagcagatagccaggaagatttgcaaactttggttaattgctgtggagacgaaggagacagtctaggtatcagttttagcgcaactaagtcaagtgtgatggttttcaacggcacaactgatccggagcttacaatacaaggccctgaaataccccgagtggccgaatacaaatatctcggggtatgggtaaacaacgggcatatgtacacagaAAAGCCCGAACAGTCTCTCACAGCAAaatggcgaagagatgccgggataatgaaacataaggcattgtgggggtacaataggtgtgaagtcctcagaggtattcggaaaggaataatggtgccgaggcttactttcgggaatgcggttctatgcttaagagctgaagtgcagtcgcgattagaagtaaatcagagaactgtcggaagattagcactaggtgcccacgggaaaaccacaaacgaggcagtacagggggatatgggctgggcaacgttcgaagcacgggaagctcagagtaaagtactatttgaagaacgcctgagggtaatgaaacatagggcattgtgggggtacaacaggtatgatgtcctcagaggtatttggaaaggaataatggtgccggggcttactttcgggaatgcggttctatgcttaagggccgaagttcagtcgcgattagaagtaaatcagagaactgtcggaagattagcactaggtgcccacgggaaaaccacaaacgaggcagtacagggggatatgggctgggtaACGTTCGaaacacgggaagctcagagtaaggtactatacgaagaacgcctgaggataatgaaacatagggcattgtgggggtacaacaggtgtgatgtcctcagaggtatttggaaaggaataatggtgccgaggCTTACTTTCgagaatgcggttctatgcttaagggccgAAGTTCTgccgcgattagaagtaaatcagagaactgtcggaagattagcactaggttcccacgggaaaaccacaaacgaggcagtacaggggaatatgggctgggcaacgttcgaagcacgggaagctcagagtaaaatactatatgaaGAACAACTGAGGAAactggatgataacaggtgggcagctaaggtatttaaatacctgtacagagagagcgttgacacacagtggcggaatgAACTAGAAAgttggccagtaagtttgccagggacgaggaaggagaaagaaagagcattaaacgacaggttaaaaacgtccaAGGTAAAAATTGTATAcgttcaatggaaaagaagcatagtgtaaaactacatcgatgctggaaaaggcagatcaggaaggaaacgtttatgacaactcaagaggcagtgccctcctctttgaagctaggtcagggtgtcttagaacacgcagctacagaaaaaaatttaacgaagaagatgacacatgtgctgtgtgtggtaaatctgtagaaacgatagaacacctcatcctaaaatgcgatggtatccatcccgatgtcgatgcaggcatagtcactcttcctgaggccttaggctTTAGAGATAAccatggtcatgtaaataaatctgtggtggaaatgagctaaaagcgattggaggattggtgacACAAAAGCAGtaaggtgacataagttttaaagttttttttttaaaggaaatggcgaattgtattaacaacttacagcagagtaaacaaaaaataaaggaaaaaaaaactgagcatagtggcaacaaccaatgccccgtttcaaaggggatacTCCTaccttccgtccatccatccatcaagcgGCGCTCGCCTGGCCGGCACTGCCTGAGATTTCAGTGGCGACATCAACCCTGTTGGCACGTTTTCACGCAGAAGAACAGTCAATACGAAGTCAATTTCATTCGACTCCTTCTTGCAGCTACAAAGAAGTCGAGGTACGTTGTTAAACAGTTACGGATTGCTTTTGCATGTCGCTTTAGTGGTCGTCTGAAAGCCGACTGGGACAACCGAGGCTTTTTTCGCGCAACATTTCGTCCAGATTGCATGCCAttgtgctgaattttttttttgttgcaaaagtTGCCGCGCTGTATGACAAAACTCAGGTATGCTTTTCGTGCCTTTCACTCGATTTTTAAAGTACTGGGCAGCTACTTTACAGCGAAGCTCTCTCTTTCTCGAACAACATAATTAATTACGATGAGCGCTCGTGCATTGTTTATACGCCATCACGAGAGTCAGAAGTGCTGAGCTCTGCTTTTTTGCTCTTGAAGCGAGAACTTTTTGCTGAGCTTTGTTTTGCTATGTTGCATGTGTTCCTGGTAGGTGCGAGTGGTTTCGTGTAGCTAATGTGATCCCGCAATTAAATTATTTGCTGTGTGAGAAAAACTGCATCGGTTCTCTGTTATGAGCTTCGCACCACAGTCTTATCTGCTTCTTTATTTTTCAGATAAATGTACTGCTGCGTACCTTTCTGCCAttttgagagagaaaaaaaaacttggaataaGTTTTCACGAATTTTCCGCGAATGATGATCGCCGCCAAGCGTGGCTGAAGGCCATATCAAGAAAATATTTTGTCCCAAATGACAAGTCTGCTAGCAGCGTCGTCTGCAGCCTTCCCTTTTTAGAGCTGCGGCGCCTGAAACGGGATGCTGTTCCGAGCGTGTTCGCGGGATGCCCAAGCCACATGCAGCCACAACAGCCGCAAAAAAGACGTAAGTTGGAGCGATTGACGCAGAATTCTACTTCAAACCAAGATAGGGCATCAAATTTATCGAGCGGCCCTGATGAAGCTGCTGGTTCAGCCTGTGGTCGCGAAAAAAGCACTGGCCATTCGGCAACTTCTGCCTGCTCGTTTCCTGTAGTGTATGAAGATAGCCTGATTCATGCACCCCTGTTTGGAGATGAAGAAGCAAGTCCTAAAGGTGCAGGATATGAGAAACCAAGTGCACAAGATGTAGTCGCTGAATTACAGCAGTCTAGTGGGGCACTTGATTGCGCAACGCAAACTACCGATGATATCGCCTGAACtaacgcatgatatcgcctgggacaacgccgcaattctttccaaagagcggaactTGACGacacggcttttgcttgagtcatcattcatccagacgacacctgataccATGATCCGGAAgaaagggacgatgccacccgtgtacatacattcattacgtcatattctgggtatttaagtttcgaccactgacATTTTaccctcattgtgaacaaggaaccagtacgggttccgaaacgccAATATatttttactttgacttggtcagtgactgtaatcttttgcttctaccgATGCCCTTCTTCCGCGCAAGCAGTCGGATTCAAGGAATATAAACCGAATGAGAGTGCAATTGTTCAATAAAGCAGATGCTATCGGGAGACTGCAGCAAGAAAACAGCCGCCTAAAAAAGAAGCTCAGTGGTTTTGAAAACCACACACTCCACTCAGCGTTGAGAAAGTGCTTGGACTAGGTCGGCACAGCCCGGTTCTGCTTAGAAGACTGCCTAGCGGAACAGATCGAAAATGCGTCAAGGCAACGGCCCGTGTGGTCTCTAGACTTTGTCCGGGAATGTGTAGTTTTGTACTACTTGTCCCCTAAGGCATACCGTTACACACGCAACAGAGGACTGTTGACATTGCCTTCAAAAAACACGCTATTTCGATATGTTGGCAAATCCAACAGGGAAAGTGGGATCGCACCATTAATAAAAGAACGCCTAAAGTAAGAGGTGGGGCAGCTGAAAGAGCAAGCGCGGTTTTTCTCAATTATTGTGGATGAAATGGCTATAAGCTCCAACTACATCTACGATCGTAAAATTGACTGCTTTTTTGGTCAGCAAACTGTGAGAGAAGATGCTGCGACAGGAGAGAATGTAAACAACATCGTGCTTGCTAACAAGGTGCTGTGTTTCGTTGCAACAGGCCTGTCCACGtcgtacaaaattccttgcggctTTTTCTTCATTAACCGATTCAGTGGAAAGCTCCTGTATCAGCTGACAAAAGAACTGATCGCTGAAGTTGAAAAGTGTGGCCCCTACGTCCTCCGGATCGTCGCGGATAACCACAAGATTGATCTCACAGTGATGCGCCACCGGGGCAATGGCTCCTTCAAGTCGGTTGTCAGTCATCCATGTGATCCAGAAAGAAGCCTACTCTTGTCCTCTGACCAGTGTCATATAAAAAACGTGTGAAGCCTTCTTCTGGACGGGGAAATGACAGATAGCAGTCAGCCAATAACTGAAGAGTTTGTGAAGCAGCTCTATGTCCTTCAAAAAAACAAGATTGTGAAACCAGTTCGATTCCTGACACAGAAGCACATAGAGCCAACTAATTTTGAGAAGATGCATGTgtgcagagcagtgcagcttttTTCAGATGAAGTTATCTCGGCGCTTTATTTTTTGAAAGAATACCCCAGTTACCACGCTCAGGCAAAACAGTTCAGGAACGCAGACGCAACAATATTGTTTATGCATGAATATGATGCAGAAGTGGTTTTCCATCCACAATGTGGTCAACCGAACAGCACATGTGCATATGAGAAAGCCTGACCAAATGCACTTTTTTTGCGCTACCGACGAACGCCTACAATGGCTGGAGAAGGAGTTCCCAGACTACCTCGAAACTCTCTACAATGCCTGTAAAAGGAGCGGTAAAAAGTTTCCTAGTGCTGAAACCTACGAAGCTTTCTCGCTGACAAGCAAATTTACGGTAATATGCATTCAGTCCTTTCTcgagagcggcttcttttatgttTTAACAACGAACTTCTCGAGcgaccccgtcgagctcctcttcAGTTCTTTGCGGCAAATGGCTGCCGGAAACGACTGTCTGGATACACGAGCCGTGACATTTAGCCTGGAGAGCATCTTGCGGACTGGCAGCCAGTGCCCATCCCAAGCTTCAAACGTTGAAAACGGACAGACTGTTTTGAGGTAGGTGAATATTATTTGAGCTCAGGGACGAGTGCTCATATTTGTGAACTGGTTGTCTCTTGTTTCCAAATAGAAAGCTTATCACATTTCAGGCCCTTGCACAACTAAGATTTGACGATGCGAGCAGCTACTAGTGTTGTAGCCTGCCTGCTGACTGAAATTTTTTACAGTTCAGAACACACGAGGATGCAAATCCTGCTGTGCCGATGGGCAATGTGTTACAAGCAGTTTTTGCTTTTATGTGGCTGCTGCTTAGTAGTGGTGGTAACTGTTTTACATGTATTGCAGTATGCATGGTGCCTCCCTGAATGTGACTTCCTCCGAACTTGATGTTCCGGCTGAAGCAACAGCACAGGCAACCACGTATGATTCGACCGAGACAGCGCAAGTTGCCCCAGCCAGGTATATCTTGGATCAAATGTTTCTCAAGAACTTTCGCTTGGCTGGCTCGCTGGACTACTAGTGCTGTTCTTTTGCAGCCAACAGCGATTTGTCTAATACATATATTTGGCTGATATGTATAGTGTGCATATTTTTGTTTCCGGTTCACCGGAACTGAAAATTTTGTGATGCACATTGACGAGCTCTTCACATCCCTGAAAGCGATGCCTCGTGAGTGCACACTCGTTCACCTACTCCACCCATATGAAGTGCCACCAAAAAGCGATCATTTCGCGTTATGTCAAGGCTATATCAACTGAGTGGTATCAATGCCCAAAATCTGAAAATTTTGAGAGAATGCACGTTAAGTAGCGACATGATAAATGTCATATTTGGTTTATGCACAAGATTTGTCTCTCCATGCTGTCTAAAATTTGCTCTGCGGAAAATTTTTATAGGTTAGTGCCAAAAGCTGCGTTTTTTGTGCTCTCACAAATGGGAATACATTGCAAAATGTCTAGCTTCATATACTAATATGGGTATGTTCTATTTCAGTGCAGCGGCCCCATCAACCATAGCAAATGCCAGCATCGCTTATATAGCAGGGTTCGTGGCGAGAGCAGTTGAGGAGCGGAGAACATGCAGCTTCTGCCCTCCCCTCCACCAGTCGGATGGACCCAGTCCCGTGCTGATGGGGCTTATTGACCTGCAATCAAGGGACGGGATAACATTCCCCAAGTCAGAATTTGTCATGGTCCTTGTGACCGATAAGAAGGCTGTTGACGTTGCCCTGCCGCACATAAAAAAGAGCAACGTGCGTCAGCAGCTGGCTGAACTGTTATTGCCTCGACTAGAGCAGTGCCCCCTTTCCGTCTGCCCAGCAAGAGATGACCACGCCGTAAGCACACTATCTGTAGTGTTTGATAAGTTCATGATACCACTCTTAGCCAACGTCGGCGCTACTGTGGCAGACAGGGCTGCTTACCGCAAAAAGCTGGCCTGCAAGCCACTGCACAGGAAAGTGCTCCGTGTTTAAAATGAACACAATGTAAACACGGATGCCGAATAATATGGCTTCGATTTTGTCTTTGTAAATAAAATGTCATTTATCCTCAAATGGTTTTATCTGTCCTCCTGCCAAGCTATAGCTTCGGCGCTTTAAACCCTCTTTTTTGCTTGccgcgcacgaaaaaaaaaaagagactaaaTTCGCCTCAGTTCCAACCATACACTACGTAAAAACACCTTATGCTTTGCAGGCTTTTATTTATTTGGggatactgctagcctctctcgAGGCTGTAGCAGGATTGGGGTATAATATGATACATTTGAACACGTCATGAAAGGGCCATCCACAGAAAGGAAGCCCAACATTTGAGTGGGACAATGCATTCAGTGGCATCTGCAAGCGTTGAAAGCTAAATATATTACACGCATGTAAGTACAAATCACATTTGTACCATTTGTAGAGGAAACCTGACAGAACTCCTTTATCTCtatatatcaaaagtaatttcaggTTCTAAACTAATATGCAAAAGAACTGCAGAATTAAAATAATCCTCTCGCTCAACTGTAAAATGTTCCGTGTTTTGAAACCATGTACGgctacagaaataaagaaaattgccTGCGTGTTGTGAAAGGAACGCTCTCATGACGATCTGCCTCACCCCGGTCCTAAGCCTGCGTCATAATTTAAAAATGCAATTGCCTAATTGCACCAGTCAGCTACTTGTGCTGTGCGGTAATTTTCTAGTGTGCGTCGCACACAGACTGCGAAAACTGCGTTTTCGTCCTCTGCTCCCGACCGCAACAGGGAAAGCGAGCCTTGGGTTGCGCGCGCCACGGTGGAGCGAGAGGAGCAGTCACACCGCATTAGGCTCTCTCCGTGCAAATGGGACGGCCGGAGcaacggcgcgccgccggagctgatcgcggaggccatgaCAAAACACGCTATCGAACTTAGCAGAACTTTTCATCAGACAACTCTCAAGTCACGACACGAATTTACGAACTCTGCAAGATAGAGTCTCACCGTACAAATTACGCGATGCAATATTCCTCGTTTAAGACCGCTACCTAAATAATAGTACTGATGTCTTTGGGCTTAGTATGAAATAATAGTACTGATGTCTTTGGGCTTAGAATGAAATTGCTTAACGATAGCTTTTTAAACGGTTCTGGAGCATCAGTTTATAACAATCTTGCTAGTCAACCAACAATTGTTACCAACCGTTTCAATTCAGTACCGAAACAGGATTGACGGCATCGCGAGCACCTATTTGCTAAAATATATATTTTGTAATTATTTGAGAATGCGACTACTTACATTTGTTATAGATATCTTTCTCTCACTTCTGTTAGGGTGTCGTTATCTTCCTTTAACTTCCATTTTGTTCCCTTCTTTGGTAAGTGTTATTTTTTCTATAGATTATTTGAATGCTCTTCTTTCTTCACTTTGTATCTATGGGTCCTACTTACTGAGTTCTGTTTATCTACATCTAGAAATAATATTCAAGTATTCTGTCTGAATATTTTTCGCTGCTAGCTTAGATTGCTTCCAGGTATTTTATCTTGCCTGACGCAAGTAGTTTCCAGGGGATGAGGTTCAGTCAAGCTGCATAATAACGCTTATTATCACATCACGGAAACTAAAAAGATATCATAAACCTTCATCATCGTGTGAAACGACCACAAAATTCAAGGATCATGAAATATTTACGTGGTGCTGTACGAACTTAATACGTGCTTAATTTTTACGTCGGCTATCGACAATGGAACTTTTAAAACGTCGAAGCTCACTCCTGAAAACATAGCTGGTCTGCGCGCAAACTGTTTTAAAGAAATCGCCTCTTACCACGGTTCTCTTCCCGGAGGATTACGAGTACAGCAGCCAGAATGAGAACACACGGAATAAATGCGGATAAATACAATTCGCTTGCAATCCGGCGCAAGTCTATCGATTTAAAACCGCGAACTTATTACGGCCGCCTGCAGTGAACCCTTCAacctgccaccgcgg containing:
- the LOC144109853 gene encoding uncharacterized protein LOC144109853 codes for the protein MRKPDQMHFFCATDERLQWLEKEFPDYLETLYNACKRSGKKFPSAETYEAFSLTSKFTVICIQSFLESGFFYVLTTNFSSDPVELLFSSLRQMAAGNDCLDTRAVTFSLESILRTGSQCPSQASNVENGQTVLSMHGASLNVTSSELDVPAEATAQATTYDSTETAQVAPARYILDQMFLKNFRLAGSLDY
- the LOC144111467 gene encoding uncharacterized protein LOC144111467; translated protein: MHIDELFTSLKAMPRESAPSTIANASIAYIAGFVARAVEERRTCSFCPPLHQSDGPSPVLMGLIDLQSRDGITFPKSEFVMVLVTDKKAVDVALPHIKKSNVRQQLAELLLPRLEQCPLSVCPARDDHAVSTLSVVFDKFMIPLLANVGATVADRAAYRKKLACKPLHRKVLRV